A window of the Arachis duranensis cultivar V14167 chromosome 5, aradu.V14167.gnm2.J7QH, whole genome shotgun sequence genome harbors these coding sequences:
- the LOC107487052 gene encoding transcription factor MYB41-like has product MGRSPCCDESSGNVKKGPWTPEEDEKLIDYIKKHGHGSWRTLSKRAGLNRCGKSCRLRWANYLRPDIKRGKFTPDEERIIVNLHSLLGNKWSKIASHLPGRTDNEIKNFWNTHIRKKLLQMGIDPDTHKPRTDFNHLINLTHLLAAAMSSNSGNPMMNMNTPTWGRNPNIALQGDVTSQLSQLHLLQNLLQIMNSNTFVNLGNNPNFPLGNPSFNNSYLNGSNILQTVEPFAGLKSEEYGSQSNPTTGLLSQSDYSSDFFQHGLSTNTQELECYNKLSNTTNQAEINPLFPALVASSPVITDGTCSSFNQMENKNSSCCNTAPTSTAQSPNNNSNTIFDDLEKLLQDDETSASYWKDILDLTSICASENSW; this is encoded by the exons ATGGGAAGGTCACCATGCTGTGATGAGAGTAGCGGTAATGTAAAGAAAGGGCCATGGACACCAGAAGAGGATGAGAAGCTGATTGATTACATAAAGAAACACGGTCATGGAAGTTGGAGAACTCTTTCAAAGCGTGCTGGTCTCAACAGATGCGGTAAGAGCTGCCGACTCAGGTGGGCTAACTACCTTCGTCCCGATATCAAGAGAGGCAAATTCACCCCAGACGAGGAGAGGATCATCGTCAACCTTCATTCTCTTCTTGGAAACAA GTGGTCAAAGATTGCAAGCCATCTTCCTGGAAGAACTGATAACGAGATAAAGAATTTCTGGAACACTCACATAAGGAAGAAGCTTCTGCAGATGGGTATTGATCCAGACACACACAAGCCAAGGACTGATTTCAATCACCTCATCAATCTCACACACTTGCTTGCAGCAGCCATGTCCTCCAATTCAGGGAATCCTATGATGAATATGAACACTCCTACTTGGGGGAGAAACCCTAATATTGCTCTACAAGGAGATGTTACTTCTCAATTATCCCAACTACATCTGTTGCAAAATCTGTTGCAAATTATGAACAGCAACACATTTGTTAATCTGGGGAATAACCCTAATTTCCCCTTAGGAAACCCCAGCTTCAATAATTCTTATCTTAACGGGTCAAACATCCTTCAAACTGTAGAACCTTTTGCTGGATTGAAAAGTgaagaatatggatcacaatcAAACCCTACTACTGGTCTATTATCTCAATCAGACTACAGTAGTGACTTCTTTCAACATGGATTGTCAACAAATACACAAGAGCTTGAATGCTATAACAAACTCAGCAACACTACTAATCAAGCAGAGATTAATCCACTGTTTCCTGCATTAGTAGCATCCTCTCCAGTAATTACTGATGGAACCTGCAGCAGCTTCAACCAGATGGAGAATAAGAATAGTAGCTGTTGCAACACAGCTCCAACATCCACAGCACAGTCACCTAATAATAATTCCAACACAATCTTTGATGATTTGGAGAAGCTCCTTCAGGATGATGAAACATCTGCCTCCTACTGGAAAGATATTCTAGA cTTGACATCAATATGTGCCTCAGAGAATTCGTGGTAG
- the LOC107487187 gene encoding inositol-tetrakisphosphate 1-kinase 1 isoform X1, producing the protein MAEGEERGGEGKKRFRIGYALAPKKQQSFIRDSLVSLARSRGIDLVRVDTNLPLSEQGPFDCLLHKLYGDDWKRQLREFAAANPNAAVLDSPEAIERLHNRISMLQVVSELRIECRCSGETFGIPKQIVIYDKETLFDRQAWETLKFPVIAKPLVADGSAKSHKMALVFSHDGLNKLKPPIVLQEFVNHGGVIFKVYVVGERVRCVKRKSLPDVSEEKKVSDEVLSFSQVSNLAANQTIDDSYYEMMHLGDTEMPPLSFVTDIARGLRKVMKLNLFNFDVIRDSRYGNRYLIIDINYFPGYAKMPGYEAVLTDFFCDVLCKKTEEDGTAGAIAEESAGSERCWQGCDDSRSIVSGSFCGDGDEGNLQVSSLGMEEKESSVQV; encoded by the coding sequence ATGGCGGAAGGAGAAGAACGAGgaggagaagggaagaagagatTCCGCATAGGTTACGCGCTCGCACCGAAGAAGCAGCAGAGCTTCATCCGCGACTCGCTCGTTTCCCTCGCCCGCTCGCGCGGTATCGACCTCGTAAGGGTCGACACAAATCTACCATTGTCGGAGCAGGGTCCATTCGATTGCCTCCTCCACAAGCTATACGGCGACGACTGGAAGCGCCAGCTGAGGGAATTTGCGGCGGCGAACCCTAATGCGGCGGTTCTTGACTCGCCGGAGGCGATCGAGCGGCTCCACAACCGGATTTCGATGCTGCAGGTGGTTTCGGAGCTGAGAATCGAGTGCCGCTGCAGCGGTGAGACATTTGGAATCCCGAAGCAGATCGTGATCTACGACAAAGAAACACTGTTCGACCGGCAGGCGTGGGAGACGCTGAAGTTTCCGGTGATCGCTAAGCCGCTCGTCGCCGACGGCAGCGCCAAGTCGCACAAGATGGCGTTGGTGTTCAGCCACGATGGCCTCAACAAGCTGAAGCCACCGATCGTTCTGCAGGAGTTCGTTAACCACGGCGGCGTCATCTTCAAGGTGTATGTTGTCGGCGAGCGCGTGAGATGCGTGAAGAGGAAGTCCCTCCCCGACGTCTCCGAAGAGAAGAAGGTCTCGGACGAGGTCCTCTCGTTCTCTCAGGTGTCGAATTTGGCGGCGAACCAGACTATTGATGACAGTTACTACGAGATGATGCATTTGGGTGATACCGAGATGCCGCCGTTGAGCTTTGTCACGGACATTGCTCggggattgaggaaggtgatgaagcTGAACCTCTTTAATTTTGATGTCATTAGGGATTCCCGGTATGGGAATCGGTACCTTATCATTGACATCAATTACTTCCCAGGGTATGCAAAAATGCCTGGCTATGAGGCTGTCTTGACAGATTTTTTCTGTGATGTGTTGTGCAAGAAAACCGAAGAGGATGGCACAGCGGGTGCCATTGCGGAGGAAAGTGCCGGTTCGGAGAGGTGTTGGCAGGGTTGTGATGATTCAAGGTCCATTGTGAGCGGTAGTTTTTGTGGAGATGGGGATGAGGGTAACCTTCAAGTTTCAAGTCTTGGCATGGAAGAGAAAGAGAGTTCTGTTCAAGTATGa
- the LOC107487187 gene encoding inositol-tetrakisphosphate 1-kinase 5 isoform X2: MAEGEERGGEGKKRFRIGYALAPKKQQSFIRDSLVSLARSRGIDLVRVDTNLPLSEQGPFDCLLHKLYGDDWKRQLREFAAANPNAAVLDSPEAIERLHNRISMLQVVSELRIECRCSGETFGIPKQIVIYDKETLFDRQAWETLKFPVIAKPLVADGSAKSHKMALVFSHDGLNKLKPPIVLQEFVNHGGVIFKVYVVGERVRCVKRKSLPDVSEEKKVSDEVLSFSQVSNLAANQTIDDSYYEMMHLGDTEMPPLSFVTDIARGLRKKTEEDGTAGAIAEESAGSERCWQGCDDSRSIVSGSFCGDGDEGNLQVSSLGMEEKESSVQV, encoded by the exons ATGGCGGAAGGAGAAGAACGAGgaggagaagggaagaagagatTCCGCATAGGTTACGCGCTCGCACCGAAGAAGCAGCAGAGCTTCATCCGCGACTCGCTCGTTTCCCTCGCCCGCTCGCGCGGTATCGACCTCGTAAGGGTCGACACAAATCTACCATTGTCGGAGCAGGGTCCATTCGATTGCCTCCTCCACAAGCTATACGGCGACGACTGGAAGCGCCAGCTGAGGGAATTTGCGGCGGCGAACCCTAATGCGGCGGTTCTTGACTCGCCGGAGGCGATCGAGCGGCTCCACAACCGGATTTCGATGCTGCAGGTGGTTTCGGAGCTGAGAATCGAGTGCCGCTGCAGCGGTGAGACATTTGGAATCCCGAAGCAGATCGTGATCTACGACAAAGAAACACTGTTCGACCGGCAGGCGTGGGAGACGCTGAAGTTTCCGGTGATCGCTAAGCCGCTCGTCGCCGACGGCAGCGCCAAGTCGCACAAGATGGCGTTGGTGTTCAGCCACGATGGCCTCAACAAGCTGAAGCCACCGATCGTTCTGCAGGAGTTCGTTAACCACGGCGGCGTCATCTTCAAGGTGTATGTTGTCGGCGAGCGCGTGAGATGCGTGAAGAGGAAGTCCCTCCCCGACGTCTCCGAAGAGAAGAAGGTCTCGGACGAGGTCCTCTCGTTCTCTCAGGTGTCGAATTTGGCGGCGAACCAGACTATTGATGACAGTTACTACGAGATGATGCATTTGGGTGATACCGAGATGCCGCCGTTGAGCTTTGTCACGGACATTGCTCggggattgaggaag AAAACCGAAGAGGATGGCACAGCGGGTGCCATTGCGGAGGAAAGTGCCGGTTCGGAGAGGTGTTGGCAGGGTTGTGATGATTCAAGGTCCATTGTGAGCGGTAGTTTTTGTGGAGATGGGGATGAGGGTAACCTTCAAGTTTCAAGTCTTGGCATGGAAGAGAAAGAGAGTTCTGTTCAAGTATGa